From the genome of Candidatus Bathyarchaeota archaeon:
AAATCGTTTATTGCCTCTGAATTTTTTAATTCTATGATTTATGCTTATTTGAGTTTCTTGAATAATTTTATCTATGGAATCTTTAGATAAATCCAACTCATATAGCAATCTTTCATTAAATACGACTTCTCCATCCCAACTAATGGCCCCAAATCCAGCCTCAGTATTCCGTGGAATCTGTAGCTTCCTTGCAATCAATATACCAAAATCAATCTCCAATTTTTTGGAGATCGCATAACATACAGGAATTCCACCTGATGGAATAGCGAACAAGATGTATTTTTGTCTACGTTTTTTTAATATGTCCCCTAATAAATTTCCAGCATGAACTCTATCGTTGAAAAGGTGGGTCTTGTTTCTATACTTAATATTCTCCGTTAATTCTGCTTTCATATGTAAACACTTGTCCATTGAAATTTAAAGTCATATAATTTTATTTTTCATAATCCAATATAATTTCTCCAAGAAGGTCAATTTATTTGGGTGAAAAATTGAATGATCGCAAAAGCTCGATAACGTATAGATATAGTTTCTGTCCTAACACTATTTATTTGAATATAACTAACCGCTGTACAAATAATTGCATTTTCTGTATAAAGACATATTCCACTGGTTTGCAAGGGTATAGGCTTATTTTAGATAAAGAACCGACTTTGCAGAGGATTTGGGAATCTATAAGAAAAGAGGTTAAAAAATCCGATAGAGAGATTGTCTGGTGTGGATTTGGAGAGCCAACAATCAGGTTAGATGCAGTCCTTAATTTAACTAAGAAAATAAAAAAAGAGTATCCCTTAATTAAAGTCCGGTTAAATACAGACGGCCTGGCCCAATTAAGAAATAAAAATATGCAAGTTGCTAAAGAATTGAAAGATGCTGGCATAGATTTTGCTTCAATAAGTCTGAATGCTGAAAGCAGTGAAAAATATGAGGAGATTTGTAGACCTTCAACATCTAAAGCATATCAATCAGTACTCGATTTTGCTAAAGATTGTAGAAAATATTTTTCCCAAGTTATTTTGACAGTTGTGAGAATGGAAGGTATCAATATTCCACAATGTGAAAAAATCGCGGCGAATTTGGGATGTGATTTCAGAATTAGGTGATAAATTCGAATGTGTACTACTGATATAACAAATAGTAATTCATTTTGTCATTTGTTCCTTTCTAACATCACTTGATGTCTCACTATCAAGCACGTGCGTCAATGTTCTTTTATTTCTCATTCTCAACCTTTGTACTAATAATAATGTAGCAATAAATGTAATTATTGATAATATTAAAAATAATAATGAAATCACAAGATTATATTCTAGGATAATAGTTTGGTGTGGAATTTCATATCTTTGCCAAATCGCTTCGGTCTTCAATGGTTTTGTTACATTTATTTGATCTTTGAAAATTTCTCCATCTTCTAGTATCCAACCATCGAAAACAAAGATATCATTATATTCTTCTGATATTTGCGGTTCAATTTTCAAGGACGCGGTAGAGTTTTCATCATACCATCCATCACCATATACAATTCCTTTATCCGAGTTTGCTTCTACAAGAAATTGATTTGTATATAATAGAAATAACTCTATATTCTCAGTGGCTTCAAAGGTCATGATTGTCGAATTCATTCCTTTGAGATAGATTCTGTTTCCAGTTTCCAATTCAATATCTTTTGGGACTTCCAAAGTATGATTTCCAATATTTGTTTCTATTGTTGTAGTTCCGTCTCTTTCAGTTCTATACTCAACCTCATCAAATAAGAATGGGATATCAACAAATCCAGTAGTGATCTTTATTCTTACAGGAATTTGTCTAACAACTTCAAATGACCCCAAATCCATGACTTTTTTTGAAACCGAATATAACTTCACATTAAAGATTTTATTGGGCGCTTTGGGAATTGTTATAAGAACTTCATTTGCTTCTTTTGAAATACTCTTGTTGGTCAAACAGGGGTCGGTTCCCTCTATTAATGGTTTCAATAGGAATATATGGCGTTCGTTGTTCAATCCATCAATCTTTAACCTGATTCTAATTGGCTCTTCTAAGTCTGAACATGGTACCACAGAAAAATTAACCTTAATTTCCCCCGATATAGGTTCTATATCGTTAGATTCAATTTTTTCCAATACATTATAGCTTAATACTTTTGACCTTTCTATGAATCTAACAACAACCCATGCTGCTTCAGGAAAATATTCACCGCTTTCAGCTACAGTCCAAACTTCATGAGCAACTTTAGGAATTATATGGAACTCTTTGTGAAGCCATCCCCATCCATTTAATCCCTCTTTAGGCACACTTTGATAGAATTCCTTACTCGAATTAAGAAGATAATCAGGCATTCCCTCACCCAGCAGAATAAGAAGATTGGATTGAAGTCTATAGGCCGAAGATAATGTCCCTGAATCAATTGGTGTAGTTATCAATATTATTCCATTTGGGCTGCTCCAATGTTCAGGATTAGCTAAAACAACCTCTTCAGTGACAGCCAAGCCACCTACTGAATAGCCCATTAAGTAAATATGGGAATATCCCGAGTCGATAATCCACTTTCTAGCACGCTCAAGAAATTTACCCCCATCATATATCTCGCCATTGACTTCTCGCTGTAAACTTTTATCAAAACGAGATTCTGAGCCATCCTCTATAACTAGAATTGAATAGAATTTTGATAGATCTTGAATGAATCTCATTGTGTTATAAGATTCTAACCAATATGGATTTATGAAGAGTTGATGGGTCGAAATCCCTCCTCCAAGCCATATTATACATGTGTCGCTATTTGGATTATGCCAATAACGCCATACTGTATTTTGTATTTGAATACTTGTAACTTCTGTATTTCCTTGGTCTTGAGCTTGTGCTATGGGTGATACAAAAGATAGAATAATCAAGCTAACTAAGAATAAATTAATAATTTTGGGTTTCAATCTTTCAAAAGCAAATATTGATGCTATTATCAGTGAACCGATGAAAAAAGCATAGGAGAATAATAAAATAATATTGGGCAGATCCTCTCTTCCGCTAGGTTCATCTTCCCATATAGCTTCAATATTCTTAGCTCCATTCATCTTAACTTCTGTTAGGCGATTATCTGATTTTATATCGCCTTCCCAACCTTTGAAGAAATATGGCTCATCACCAATGATCGCTTTGGAAGAAGCTTCTATCTTCGCCATACTTCCTTC
Proteins encoded in this window:
- a CDS encoding phosphoribosyltransferase family protein, with the translated sequence MKAELTENIKYRNKTHLFNDRVHAGNLLGDILKKRRQKYILFAIPSGGIPVCYAISKKLEIDFGILIARKLQIPRNTEAGFGAISWDGEVVFNERLLYELDLSKDSIDKIIQETQISINHRIKKFRGNKRFPNIKGKKVVLVDDGLASGYTMLSVAKSLRKRDAEKILIAVPTASASSIELLSKHVEEIICLNLRLGPFFAVADAYKIWHDLADEEVMKYLTQ
- a CDS encoding TatD family nuclease-associated radical SAM protein, which produces MNDRKSSITYRYSFCPNTIYLNITNRCTNNCIFCIKTYSTGLQGYRLILDKEPTLQRIWESIRKEVKKSDREIVWCGFGEPTIRLDAVLNLTKKIKKEYPLIKVRLNTDGLAQLRNKNMQVAKELKDAGIDFASISLNAESSEKYEEICRPSTSKAYQSVLDFAKDCRKYFSQVILTVVRMEGINIPQCEKIAANLGCDFRIR